From the genome of Augochlora pura isolate Apur16 unplaced genomic scaffold, APUR_v2.2.1 APUR_unplaced_6172, whole genome shotgun sequence, one region includes:
- the LOC144478005 gene encoding uncharacterized protein LOC144478005 — protein sequence FIHNLKNKGFSNAGTSNKGLVNNCNKLLTVQHLENARVVLIQLAQRHTFAKELSDLDANGIIRLGGRLTNANITYDEKHPIILPAKHQLTKLLIIHEHTQLLHAGCQGMCKHIYSDNGTNFVGARNELMNLNNLLTDDSHKAEIVNWCATKNVQWHFNPPNAPHFGGLWESAVKSAKYHLKRVIGETRLTFEELYTILTQVESCMNSRPLCPLTDDPSDLTPLTPNHFLIGGTMAALPDVDLRDIQPTRLIRYQHIQFMLQHFWSRWQKEYLHQLQQRYKWQLDSSSKLRIGTLVVVKEDNLPPLKW from the exons ATTCATACACAATCTTAAGAATAAAGGGTTTTCGAATGCTGGAACAAGCAACAAAGGACtagttaataattgtaacaagcTGTTAACGGTACAGCATTTGGAAAATGCTAGGGtagttttaattcaattggCACAACGACATACATTTGCGAAAGAATTGAGCGACTTAG ATGCAAACGGCATCATCAGGCTTGGTGGACGTCTAACCAATGCAAATATAACATACGATGAAAAACATCCCATAATATTACCCGCGAAACACCAACTCACAAAGTTACTTATTATACATGAGCACACTCAATTATTACATGCAGGATGTCA AGGAATGTGCAAACACATTTACTCCGACAATGGCACAAACTTTGTTGGAGCCAGAaacgaattaatgaatttaaacaatttactgACCGATGATAGTCATAAGGCAGAAATAGTAAACTGGTGTGCTACAAAAAATGTTCAGTGGCACTTTAACCCTCCCAATGCACCGCATTTCGGCGGATTATGGGAAAGTGCTGTAAAATCAgcaaaatatcatttaaaacgAGTGATTGGGGAGACCAGATTAACGTTTGAGGAATTGTACACAATATTAACGCAGGTTGAATCGTGCATGAACTCCCGACCACTATGTCCTCTAACTGACGACCCATCAGACCTCACTCCTTTAACTCCCAATCACTTCCTCATTGGTGGTACAATGGCAGCCTTACCAGATGTTGACCTTCGAGATATCCAACCAACTCGGCTAATCAGATACCAGCATATTCAGTTCATGTTGCAGCATTTCTGGAGCAGATGGCAAAAGGAATACTTGCATCAGCTACAG